From a region of the Osmia lignaria lignaria isolate PbOS001 chromosome 10, iyOsmLign1, whole genome shotgun sequence genome:
- the LOC117611103 gene encoding ankyrin repeat and BTB/POZ domain-containing protein 2 isoform X3, whose product MNVERPTMDGCGQQPLFLTGTSGSGGISSPQQQTVQTGAPPEHYGGPLSLSICISDSGHEILRPKPRRPGGGGGGGSGRELYCPPYSKDFTESSTKNGVHNMVHMVAERDTDSVAPTPTPQHPHHSQHHHLSLHEIRALQRRPECTGNSSSDENRSSGHASMSDTGGHTSSSSPPHRHHRAHSPQQLNSVPEDDRLSASVTQRNGRSRSGQNRNRHRATPAKLQVPWSGSGLEDIKLAIQQLTMRSHKSSSTYSSLSGSESSEPAVRRLMRHSSLETINTNVTSADEFVWVDSHNRLVELQQLPWTHHDVLRVLQNGRTREHMEQVSMETIPRLSYLLQRALVRVGRETQRLAKPVGLCSKHEVYSAFKIVLCPALADSCTKACLRAAAMFAVSGDQLKQSKASRSGLQLPVGRFLRWMSDVRLGRMIHEYAAIYLTAGIENLLEEILLQCIPTDPHTTLTATMLEHAIANSGDLWGLLQPYAHLNAGRTASGALAMPRWASVSSLNSSSSSSRSGRDATSSALEPSLLTTCVGSMSELIDLISKVAQAGRSPIPLTTKALNALFYYMRCSQLEHGERGSGIQELAYERAYVVLPPLVEWLRVATAHAEHRHGLVVDQDDINQAARLLLPGVDCPVRPICFEEVSVCSKRIDDTEYVRLLTMDMAFKMLTSGRADLIAQAMPLLPSAKINTVNDNGFTALMIACINGDETAVLALLDAGADLNIESPPPSTGQLANTPSKVPVTPGTSSTRSPVTPSSIMSSGKSMQSSSSASSLPSPSNNVSSNVCCNQTAFNAETQHWTALTYTALMGHCNIARILLERGAAVEGGAKPSEDKCTVTPLQAATATGNNEMVALLLAHGAQPFLSTLIKDSFSYSGSAQRGCYSAISVATAHGQRSCLHQLLSHPLNFSAKRGEKEVLSLEEILAEGSAASSPQQQTVDGRGNRREGKEPVFNKVQTKALQEAMYHSAESNHLDITMELRGLKVGWTLHCWMHSLGTAHEMRLDSVIDQLLQDFLQVCPDDYSTQFVQECLPLLFNIFRYSKKEGTTLLLADIFCTCFGWEPIKPIRDTTLSSGSRIDPKFVNNPELSDVQFRVEGRVFYGHKIVLVTSSPRFRNMLSSKLCEGNPPIVQINDIRYHIFQMVMEFLYHGGCATLEVNQSDVLELMAAANFFQLDGLLRYCEAQCSSMVDLDNIVSMYIHAKVYNATQLLEYCQGFLLQNMVALLTYDDSVKRLLFAKKLPNHDVLAGLLLTLQARIKTRRSQQQNKIKA is encoded by the exons AcccggcggtggcggtggcggtggcagtGGAAGGGAATTGTATTGTCCTCCGTATTCAAAGGATTTTACGGAAAGTTCAACGAAAAACGGTGTCCACAATATGGTTCACATGGTAGCGGAAAGGGACACGGATAGCGTAGCACCAACGCCAACGCCTCAGCACCCTCATCATTCTCAGCATCACCATCTCAGTTTACACGAAATTCGTGCGCTTCAG agGCGACCAGAATGTACTGGTAATAGTTCCTCGGATGAGAATCGATCGTCGGGACATGCGAGCATGTCGGACACGGGTGGCCACACGAGCAGCAGTTCACCACCGCATCGTCACCACAGAGCTCACAGTCCCCAACAGTTGAACTCGGTGCCCGAAGACGATCGTTTGTCAGCCTCGGTTACACAGAGAAATGGCAGGAGTAGATCCGGCCAGAATCGCAATAGACACAGAGCTACACCTGCCAAG TTGCAGGTACCCTGGTCCGGTTCCGGTTTAGAGGATATCAAACTAGCTATCCAGCAGCTGACAATGCGCTCTCACAAATCATCATCGACTTACTCCTCCTTGAGCGGCTCCGAGAGTTCAGAACCAGCTGTAAGGAGGCTGATGAGACATTCCAGCCTGGAAACTATCAACACTAACGTGACCAGCGCCGACGAATTCGTCTGGGTTGATTCGCACAATAGACTGGTGGAACTGCAACAATTACCCTGGACTCATCACGACGTCCTACGGGTTTTACAAAATGGTAGAACCAGGGAGCACATGGAACAAGTGTCGATGGAAACGATACCTCGGCTCTCTTATTTGTTGCAACGCGCCCTGGTCAGAGTTGGTCGAGAAACGCAAAGATTAGCGAAACCAGTTGGCCTTTGCAGCAAACACGAAGTGTACAGCGCGTTCAAGATTGTGCTTTGTCCGGCTTTGGCAGATTCTTGCACCAAG GCATGCTTAAGAGCCGCGGCTATGTTTGCCGTATCCGGTGATCAGCTGAAGCAATCAAAAGCATCTCGTTCAGGATTGCAGCTACCGGTAGGACGATTTCTTCGTTGGATGTCCGACGTACGGCTTGGAAGAATGATACACGAATACGCGGCGATATATTTGACCGCGGGTATTGAAAACCTTCTGGAAGAAATATTGTTACAATGCATACCTACCGATCCGCACACAACGTTAACCGCGACGATGCTGGAACATGCCATAGCGAACAGCGGTGATTTATGGGGTCTTCTGCAACCGTACGCGCATTTGAATGCTGGTCGAACAGCATCAG GTGCTCTGGCAATGCCACGTTGGGCAAGTGTAAGTTCCTTAAActcttcttcgtcgtcgtctCGCAGTGGAAGAGACGCAACGAGTTCAGCATTGGAACCATCGCTGTTAACCACCTGTGTCGGCTCGATGTCAGAGTTGATAGATTTGATCTCCAAAGTGGCACAAGCCGGACGTTCACCCATACCCTTAACAACCAAGGCACTGAACGCTTTGTTCTATTATATGAGGTGTTCACAG ttGGAGCATGGTGAACGAGGTTCTGGTATACAAGAACTCGCTTATGAACGAGCGTACGTGGTCCTTCCACCGTTGGTAGAATGGCTACGCGTTGCAACTGCTCATGCAGAACATAGACACGGCCTCGTTGTAGATCAAGACGATATTAATCAAGCTGCCAGATTGCTATTACCTGGAGTAGACTGCCCTGTTAGACCTATATG CTTTGAAGAAGTTTCAGTCTGTTCGAAACGCATCGATGACACCGAATATGTGCGTCTTCTCACGATGGATATGGCGTTCAAAATGTTAACCAGTGGTCGTGCCGATCTGATAGCTCAAGCTATGCCTCTTTTGCCATCAGCGAAAATCAACACGGTTAACGACAATGGTTTCACCGCGTTGATGATTGCTTGCATAAACGGGGATGAAACTGCTGTACTAGCTTTACTAGATGCTGGAGCGGACTTGAATATAGAAAGTCCACCACCTTCCACTGGTCAATTAGCAAACACACCTTCCAAGGTTCCTGTAACACCAGGGACATCGAGCACTAGAAGTCCTGTTACCCCATCTTCGATTATGTCCTCAGGGAAAAGTATGCAATCTTCGAGTTCAGCTTCCAGTTTACCAAGTCCTTCGAACAACGTTTCGAGCAATGTCTGCTGCAATCAAACTGCTTTCAATGCTGAAACTCAACACTGGACCGCTTTAACTTACACGGCATTGATGGGACACTGTAATATCGCCAGGATATTGTTGGAAAGAGGTGCAGCAGTGGAAGGTGGTGCTAAACCCAGTGAGGACAAATGTACAGTTACACCGTTGCAAGCGGCTACAGCGACTGGTAACAACGAAATGGTGGCACTGCTGTTAGCTCACGGAGCGCAACCATTTTTGTCGACGTTGATCAAAGATTCGTTTTCTTACTCCGGATCAGCGCAACGTGGTTGTTACAG TGCGATATCAGTAGCAACAGCTCATGGTCAAAGAAGCTGCCTTCACCAGCTATTATCTCATCCTCTGAATTTTTCTGCTAAACGAGGAGAAAAAGAGGTGTTGTCTTTGGAAGAGATTCTTGCAGAAGGTAGCGCAGCCAGCAGTCCGCAACAACAAACTGTAGATGGAAGAGGGAATCGAAGGGAAGGAAAAGAACCAGTTTTTAATAAGGTTCAGACAAAAGCTTTGCAAGAAGCGATGTATCACAGTGCTGAAAGTAACCATTtag ATATCACAATGGAACTTCGTGGATTAAAAGTAGGTTGGACCTTACATTGTTGGATGCATAGTCTTGGAACAGCTCACGAAATGAGACTAGATTCCGTGATAGATCAATTGCTTCAAGATTTCCTTCAAGTGTGTCCAGATGATTATTCGACACAATTTGTACAAGAATGTCTTCCTttgttatttaacatttttaggTATAGTAAG AAAGAAGGCACGACTCTTCTTCTTGCCGACATTTTCTGTACATGCTTTGGGTGGGAACCGATAAAACCTATCAGAGATACTACACTTTCAAGTGGATCAAGAATAGATCCGAAATTTGTAAATAATCCAGAGTTAAGCGATGTACAGTTCAGAGTGGAGGGTAGAGTTTTCTATGGCCATAAAATTGTTTTAGTCACATCATCTCCAAGGTTTAGAAACATGTTGAGTTCCAAATTATGCGAGGGAAATCCTCCTATTGTACAGATTAATGATATACGATACCACATTTTTCAG atGGTTATGGAATTTTTGTACCACGGTGGATGCGCCACGTTAGAAGTTAATCAAAGTGATGTCTTGGAATTAATGGCTGCAGCGAATTTCTTCCAATTAGATGGTTTGCTTAGGTACTGTGAAGCGCAATGCTCTTCAATGGTTGATCTTGATAACATTGTTTCCATGTACATTCATGCAAag GTTTATAACGCGACTCAACTTTTAGAATATTGCCAAGgatttttgttacaaaatatGGTCGCTTTATTAACTTACGATGACTCGGTTAAGCGTCTATTGTTTGCTAAAAAACTGCCAAATCATGATGTCCTCGCGGGCCTTCTTCTTACGTTGCAAGCGAGAATAAAAACTAGACGATCTCagcaacaaaataaaataaaagcttAG
- the Syx13 gene encoding syntaxin 13 isoform X1 — MMAHSSQNYGSTDQRSDVPDVGFSPTELYSLSENITTNIYTINTTWKILERANKNIGTNKDNQDLRDKVHVTQLSTNQVITQTSKDIARLTVLMRRGDKQQKLQIEKLTTDFKDAVQRYSDMQKSVAAKMKRYILPATSIENPMDPDDEEQQRLLQVQEDEQQAKQRSLEFQQGLLFEREDRVKRIEGDILDVNQIMRELSALVYQQNDTINTIDNNIENVHGNVELGAQELIKGSNYLSKYRRKVFVLLLLAIIVVVILIIILVTKLS, encoded by the exons at GATGGCTCATAGTTCTCAAAATTATGGATCCACTGATCAACGGTCAGATGTACCTGACGTGGGATTTAGTCCTACTGAACTATATAGTCTCAGTGAAAATATTACtacaaatatatatacaattaatacaaCATGGAAGATACTTGAACgtgcaaataaaaatattggaaCCAATAAAGATAATCAAGATCTAAGAGATAAGGT gCATGTAACACAGTTAAGCACAAATCAGGTAATAACTCAGACAAGTAAAGATATTGCAAGACTGACAGTACTAATGAGAAGAGGGGATAAACAACAGAAATTACAAATTGAAAAGCTTACCACTGATTTTAAAGATGCTGTGCAAAGATACTCAGACATGCAAAAG TCAGTTGCAGCAAAAATGAAGAGATATATTTTACCTGCAACTAGCATAGAAAATCCTATGGATCCTGATGATGAAGAACAACAACGTCTGCTTCAAGTGCAAGAAGATGAGCAACAAGCAAAACAAAG GAGTCTTGAATTCCAACAAGGATTACTGTTCGAGCGAGAAGATAGGGTAAAACGAATCGAAGGAGATATTTTAGATGTAAATCAAATAATGCGCGAGCTTTCAGCACTTGTATATCAGCAAAATGATACGATCA ACACGATAGATAACAATATAGAAAATGTACATGGAAACGTGGAGCTTGGTGCACAAGAATTAATTAAGGGAAGTAATTACCTAAGTAAATATCGGCGAAAAGTTTTTGTGTTGTTGTTACTTGCGATCATAGTCGTTGTTATACTAATTATTATTCTAGTCACTAAACTAAGTTAG
- the Syx13 gene encoding syntaxin 13 isoform X2, translating to MAHSSQNYGSTDQRSDVPDVGFSPTELYSLSENITTNIYTINTTWKILERANKNIGTNKDNQDLRDKVHVTQLSTNQVITQTSKDIARLTVLMRRGDKQQKLQIEKLTTDFKDAVQRYSDMQKSVAAKMKRYILPATSIENPMDPDDEEQQRLLQVQEDEQQAKQRSLEFQQGLLFEREDRVKRIEGDILDVNQIMRELSALVYQQNDTINTIDNNIENVHGNVELGAQELIKGSNYLSKYRRKVFVLLLLAIIVVVILIIILVTKLS from the exons ATGGCTCATAGTTCTCAAAATTATGGATCCACTGATCAACGGTCAGATGTACCTGACGTGGGATTTAGTCCTACTGAACTATATAGTCTCAGTGAAAATATTACtacaaatatatatacaattaatacaaCATGGAAGATACTTGAACgtgcaaataaaaatattggaaCCAATAAAGATAATCAAGATCTAAGAGATAAGGT gCATGTAACACAGTTAAGCACAAATCAGGTAATAACTCAGACAAGTAAAGATATTGCAAGACTGACAGTACTAATGAGAAGAGGGGATAAACAACAGAAATTACAAATTGAAAAGCTTACCACTGATTTTAAAGATGCTGTGCAAAGATACTCAGACATGCAAAAG TCAGTTGCAGCAAAAATGAAGAGATATATTTTACCTGCAACTAGCATAGAAAATCCTATGGATCCTGATGATGAAGAACAACAACGTCTGCTTCAAGTGCAAGAAGATGAGCAACAAGCAAAACAAAG GAGTCTTGAATTCCAACAAGGATTACTGTTCGAGCGAGAAGATAGGGTAAAACGAATCGAAGGAGATATTTTAGATGTAAATCAAATAATGCGCGAGCTTTCAGCACTTGTATATCAGCAAAATGATACGATCA ACACGATAGATAACAATATAGAAAATGTACATGGAAACGTGGAGCTTGGTGCACAAGAATTAATTAAGGGAAGTAATTACCTAAGTAAATATCGGCGAAAAGTTTTTGTGTTGTTGTTACTTGCGATCATAGTCGTTGTTATACTAATTATTATTCTAGTCACTAAACTAAGTTAG